Proteins encoded by one window of bacterium:
- a CDS encoding FliH/SctL family protein, with protein MKPIPPRPVVPPKGAPAPKAPPKIIKSLQFDPEFRPVNVGPILKTKVMTAFEEAKEIVTRARQEAARLRKEARATREQAVAEKKAERERGYNQGLQEGLEQLSQKIMEAELSKEKALNDAEPQIIRMVMDIAEKVIGREVAEGAIVDVVKKAITQAVGRKIVVRIHPMDMPLLKEREKDLASALDQTQSVAIKEDEQIPPGGCVVETEMGAVDARLETQLAAIKKALGLGAV; from the coding sequence ATGAAACCGATCCCCCCCAGGCCGGTTGTGCCGCCGAAAGGCGCTCCGGCGCCCAAAGCGCCTCCCAAGATCATCAAGAGCCTTCAATTTGATCCCGAATTTCGCCCCGTGAACGTCGGTCCCATCCTGAAAACCAAAGTGATGACGGCGTTCGAAGAGGCCAAGGAGATCGTCACCCGAGCCCGTCAGGAGGCCGCCCGGCTTCGAAAAGAGGCCCGAGCAACCCGGGAGCAGGCGGTCGCCGAAAAGAAGGCCGAGCGTGAAAGGGGATACAATCAGGGCTTGCAAGAGGGTCTCGAGCAGCTCTCGCAAAAGATCATGGAGGCCGAACTCTCCAAGGAAAAGGCCTTGAACGACGCCGAGCCTCAGATCATCCGGATGGTGATGGACATCGCCGAGAAGGTGATCGGACGCGAGGTGGCGGAAGGGGCCATCGTCGACGTCGTCAAGAAGGCGATCACCCAGGCGGTGGGACGGAAGATCGTCGTCCGCATCCATCCCATGGACATGCCCCTCTTGAAGGAACGCGAAAAAGACCTCGCGTCGGCCCTGGACCAGACCCAGTCCGTGGCGATCAAGGAGGACGAGCAGATCCCGCCGGGCGGCTGCGTCGTGGAAACCGAGATGGGCGCGGTCGACGCGCGCCTGGAGACCCAACTCGCGGCGATCAAGAAGGCTCTGGGGCTGGGGGCCGTTTAG
- a CDS encoding FliG C-terminal domain-containing protein, producing the protein MNRTELLAALCLMNEGEGARALFAFASEADEGELGKVADRLVREGEVDSDALMARIRKLRGFSLSTGFSDIHPGWILEKLEGESPRVLGLLCRFLTGDKIKYLIEHLPESRRKLLPKVNESYKVSPQVSEIVRELAEKRLTFTVPRQGGAFSFAHLTVLKTDDLRALFRDLGIEEIRKAFKDVEPQVLRAFLARFVPKMAREIRERIEHGGSVPRDAHQEAQRHLVSLPLERLPVEEIFREIGYSAFAHALEVEDRAWADMIYHKLPPEEGYRLKRVLQDTVKRRAFAAVEARRQEILARVAFLAKTGAIRKYWKEDK; encoded by the coding sequence ATGAACCGCACCGAACTCCTGGCCGCTTTGTGTCTGATGAACGAGGGCGAAGGCGCGCGCGCCCTCTTCGCCTTCGCCTCGGAGGCCGACGAGGGGGAGCTCGGCAAGGTCGCCGACCGCCTCGTCCGGGAGGGCGAAGTGGATTCCGACGCCCTCATGGCCCGCATCCGCAAGCTCCGCGGTTTCAGCCTCAGCACCGGTTTTTCGGACATCCATCCGGGCTGGATCCTGGAAAAACTCGAGGGCGAGAGCCCGCGGGTTCTGGGCCTCCTCTGCCGGTTCTTGACCGGCGACAAGATCAAGTACCTGATCGAACACCTGCCTGAATCGCGCCGGAAGCTTCTCCCCAAGGTGAACGAGTCCTACAAGGTTTCCCCCCAGGTTTCGGAGATCGTGCGCGAGCTCGCGGAAAAGAGGCTGACGTTCACCGTGCCGCGGCAGGGTGGGGCGTTTTCGTTCGCGCACCTGACCGTCCTCAAGACCGACGATCTCCGCGCCCTGTTCCGCGACCTGGGGATCGAGGAGATCCGCAAGGCGTTCAAGGACGTCGAGCCCCAGGTGCTGAGGGCCTTTCTCGCCCGTTTCGTTCCCAAGATGGCGCGGGAGATCCGCGAACGGATCGAGCACGGCGGATCCGTCCCGCGGGACGCGCACCAAGAGGCCCAGCGCCATTTGGTCTCCCTTCCGCTCGAAAGGCTTCCCGTCGAAGAGATCTTCCGGGAAATCGGTTATTCGGCCTTCGCGCACGCCCTGGAGGTTGAGGACCGGGCTTGGGCCGACATGATCTACCACAAACTTCCGCCGGAGGAGGGCTACCGGCTGAAGCGCGTGCTGCAGGACACGGTCAAGCGCCGCGCGTTCGCGGCGGTCGAGGCGCGGCGCCAGGAAATCCTCGCCCGCGTGGCCTTCCTCGCCAAGACGGGCGCCATCCGAAAATATTGGAAGGAAGACAAATGA
- a CDS encoding sigma-70 family RNA polymerase sigma factor yields MGPKATVKKVEAAAMTPKDLEKRNSLVEQYLPYAASIASRVMQTLSSSVDFDDVMCNARLGLLEAARKFDASLNVDFKTFAYYRIKGAIYDGLRKTGWIPRSLYARIKFEQATNEYLQYIAEKSGPTARVAEDEMSEMYDTVNSLASIYVISVDAAEDGMELEDKKNKDIEQSAEFQQIKQYMKEAIESLPDKERKLIKMYYFQNKTLEEAGGDLGLSKSWTSRLHARALEILFKKINSRVRADKTAGQESVAQAR; encoded by the coding sequence ATGGGACCCAAGGCGACGGTCAAGAAGGTAGAAGCAGCGGCGATGACTCCGAAGGACCTCGAGAAGCGTAATTCCCTGGTCGAGCAATACCTCCCCTACGCGGCGTCCATAGCGAGCCGCGTCATGCAGACCCTGTCCTCCTCGGTCGATTTCGACGACGTCATGTGCAACGCCCGTTTGGGCCTCTTGGAGGCCGCCCGGAAGTTCGACGCCTCCCTGAACGTCGATTTTAAGACCTTCGCCTATTACCGCATCAAGGGCGCGATCTACGACGGCCTCCGCAAGACCGGCTGGATCCCGCGTTCCCTGTACGCCCGGATCAAGTTCGAGCAGGCGACCAACGAGTACCTCCAGTACATCGCGGAAAAGTCGGGACCGACGGCCCGGGTCGCGGAAGACGAAATGAGCGAGATGTACGACACGGTGAACTCGCTCGCCTCCATCTACGTCATCTCGGTGGACGCCGCCGAGGACGGCATGGAGCTCGAAGACAAGAAAAATAAGGACATCGAACAGTCGGCCGAGTTTCAGCAGATCAAGCAGTACATGAAGGAGGCGATCGAGTCGCTTCCCGACAAGGAGCGCAAGCTCATCAAGATGTACTACTTCCAGAACAAGACGCTGGAAGAGGCCGGCGGCGACTTGGGATTGTCCAAGTCCTGGACCTCGCGCCTGCACGCGCGGGCCCTCGAGATTCTGTTCAAGAAGATCAACAGCCGCGTCCGCGCGGACAAGACCGCGGGCCAGGAGAGCGTGGCGCAAGCCCGTTAA
- a CDS encoding tetratricopeptide repeat protein: protein MVSVEREDLVVLMEGGYLLLRMGRFEQAREVFEGVSVLAPKTEVPWVATGSVFFAQMKYDQAIQHYKKALAVNPESAFAHAYLGESLFFRGKKDEAVAALEKASALEPAGKSGDFARALLEAIKNGYVPPGQMTQH from the coding sequence ATGGTGTCCGTAGAGCGTGAAGACCTCGTCGTGTTGATGGAAGGCGGCTACCTCCTCCTCCGCATGGGGCGTTTCGAACAGGCCCGCGAGGTGTTCGAGGGCGTGTCAGTCCTGGCGCCCAAGACCGAGGTCCCCTGGGTCGCCACGGGCAGCGTCTTCTTCGCCCAGATGAAATACGACCAGGCGATCCAGCATTATAAAAAGGCCCTGGCGGTGAATCCCGAGTCCGCGTTCGCTCACGCCTACCTGGGCGAATCCCTCTTTTTCCGCGGCAAGAAGGACGAAGCGGTCGCCGCTTTGGAGAAGGCGAGCGCGCTCGAGCCCGCGGGCAAGTCGGGCGATTTCGCGCGCGCACTCTTGGAGGCCATCAAGAACGGGTACGTTCCGCCCGGGCAGATGACACAGCACTGA